In Gemella haemolysans ATCC 10379, the genomic window AATTGTTCGAACATTTTATCTCTGTCCTCTTCTGATTTAGTTGAGAATTCAGCGAAGTCGACTAAGTTATCTCCAAATAACATAACAAGGTTAGTGTGTTTTAAAACTTCTTGACGACGTCCTTCTTTAGATTTATCACCTTCTTTTTTGAACATTAGGTGATCGCGACCTTGAACAGGTAGTCCTTGTGCTTCAAGGTTTTTAATAGTTGCATCTACTTGAGCATCTGTTCTATCTGAGATGTAGTAGATTTGAACTTTGTTTTTATCTGCAAATTGTAAGAATTCTTTAGCTCCAGCTACAGGTGTTGCTTCTGCTTTTTGAACCCATTCATCCCATAATTTAGGATTAAATGCAGTTCCATCTTTAATCATTTTTACTTGGAATGGAATGTTGCTTAATACTGTTTCATCAATATCTAATACGATAGAATAAGGTTTATCAGTAGGCTGTTTTAATAATTCTTTTAATTTATTAGTAGCAACGTTATAACCTTGTTGGTATAATGCATCTACTTCAGCAGCATTTTGGTACCACAATGATCCCATTGTATTTTCTCTTGATCTAAGTTGGTCATAAGTAAGAGTTATTTTATTATCTCCACTCTTATTTTCTTCTTTTTTTTCTTCAGTTTTTTGTGCGCATCCAGTTGCAAGAACAACTGTAGCTAATACTGAAGAAATAGACATAACAAGTTTTTTATTTTTCATAATATTTATAGCTCCTTTTGTTATCTACATATACAAGTATAGTAATTCTTGCGTACACAGGGACAAATCCTGATAATGAT contains:
- a CDS encoding 5'-nucleotidase, lipoprotein e(P4) family, translated to MKNKKLVMSISSVLATVVLATGCAQKTEEKKEENKSGDNKITLTYDQLRSRENTMGSLWYQNAAEVDALYQQGYNVATNKLKELLKQPTDKPYSIVLDIDETVLSNIPFQVKMIKDGTAFNPKLWDEWVQKAEATPVAGAKEFLQFADKNKVQIYYISDRTDAQVDATIKNLEAQGLPVQGRDHLMFKKEGDKSKEGRRQEVLKHTNLVMLFGDNLVDFAEFSTKSEEDRDKMFEQLKAEFGDKFIIFPNPMYGSWESAVYKGEKKDGKGQSEARMNALKGY